Part of the Nocardia farcinica genome, ACGTCGTGCCCCCGCTCGCGGAGCAGGGGGAGCAGGTTCGAACCGAGGTAGCCGGCTGCGCCGGTCACTGCGACCTTCATGCAGGAGAGAATATAGAACTTGTTCTAATTTGCAACACGTTCCAGTTTGTCGCCCGAGGTGCCGTCGACCCGGTCCGCGCGCTGTGCCGCACTCGAAACCTGTCCCGACTGTCGGCTATATTGAGCCGAACCGTAGCGGTGCAGGGCCGCGGACGGCCGAGCTGTCCGCTGGCACAGCCGCTTCGGGGAGGAACGTCCAGGCGTTCGAGGGAGCCGGGTGCGGCGGATGATCGGGCGGCCGGTGCGGAACAGGCAGTTGACGACGAATGGGGGGCAACTCGATGGAAAATCTCTCGGTGGACACCGGCGCGGTCCGGACGTTCGCCACGGAGCACGCGGGCATCGCCGGGCAGATCTCGGCGGCGGCGAACATGGACCTCGTCGGTCAGGTCTCGGCGCTCACGCCCGTCTTCGGCCTGATCGGCGCGGATTACCTGTTGAGTTTCGCGGCCGCGCAGGTGTTGCAGGCCAAGGACATCAACGATCTCGCGGCGAAATACAACGACCTGTCCTGGAAGGCGTTCTCGGCCGCCGCGCTGTTCGAGAACACCGACGGCGAGAACGCCGGCCAGCTGAACGTCCAGGCGAACGAGATCTGAGGCCGTCATGAAGCCACTCGATGTCACCGACACCGGCGTCATCGGCGCCGCCCAGCCCACCGCCGCGCCCGAGCCCGGCCTCGACCACGCGGTCGTCGGTGCGAACCAGGCGGCCGCCCCTGTCGCGTCCGCCCCCGCGAACGCCGAGATCCCCACCGATCAGGCCGTCATCGACGTGCCGCTACCGCAGCTGCCCGCCGATCTGCCGCCCATCGAGCCGCCCGAGTTCGTCCTGGCGCGCAAGATCTCCGACGACACCCCGGCCACCGGCACGGTTCCGGCCGGGCTGCCCGGCCTCGGCGGCGGTCAGCCGTCCGACCCGCAGGACATCCTCGGCGGCCTCGGCACCGAAGCCGCGGGCATCCTCGACGGGGCGAACGTCGCTCTGGGGCAGGCCGCCCAGCAGGCCCAGGAGTCCGTGCAGCACGCGCTCGGCCAAGCCGGTGCCGCCGCACAGAGCGCCGCCGCCGCGGCCACCCAGGCCGCCCAAGCCGCCGCCACCCAGCTGCCGACGCTGCCCAGCCTGCCCGCCGACCCCGTCGGCGCGCTGATGCAGGGCCTCCAGGTGCCCGCGCTGCCCGGCGTCGACGTGCTGTTCAAACCCATCCTCGACCTGTTGAGCAGCTTCGGCACCGGCGTGCTCGGCGCACTCGACCCCACCGCGATCCTGAGCCAGTCCTCGCAGATCATCGAGACCGCCATGCAGGTCGCCAAGGGCAGCATGGCCACCGTCGAACAGGTATGGGAAGGGCAGGCCGCCCGACAGGCGCAGGTCGCCGGCCAAGAGGCGAGCGCCCAGGGGCAGGAGACCAGCCAGCGCGGCTTCGACATCTCCGAGCTCACCCAGCGCGCCGCCGCCGTCGTGCAGCAGGGCAACGCCCAATTGCTCGGCATCGCAAGCTCGTTCGCCACCCAGGCCACCGCCCTGGCGCCGGTCATCCTCACCCCGCCCGGCCAGGCCACGCTGATCGCCAGCGCCACCGAACATCTCGGCAGCGCGCTCACCGTCGTCAACGCCACCCGTGGCGACCTGGCGGGCAAGACCGCCGAACTCAACGGTGTCGTCGCCCAGCTGCTCGGCCAGAGCGGGCTGCCCGCGCCCCAGGAGGTCGCCCAGGCGGCGGTGCAGAACATCGGCGAACCCCTCCTGTCCCAGGCGCAGGACGCCGCCACCCAGGCGGCGAGCGCGAGCCCCACCGCGGGCACGCCGGGCAGCTCGCTGACCCCCACCCAGCCGTCCGCACTGAACACGCAGAGTGCCAGCACCCCCAGCAGCGGCCTGCTCGGCGCCCTCGGCCGCCCCGGCGGTTCGGGCGGCTCCGGCGGTTCCGGCGGCGGCGGTGGGCGCTCGGGATCCCCCGGTATCACCGGTCTCCCGAGCACCCAGAGCCCCGGCTCCGGTTCCCCGGGCGCCGGCATCCCCGGCGTCCGCCCCGTCACCGCCACCCCCACCGGATTCCCCACCGGCACCGGCACTTCCACCACCCCCGCGGGCACCGGCAGCTCCTTCATGGGCAGCCCCGCCGCGGCCGGCGCCGGCCGCCAAGGCGAGGACGACGAGCACTCCCGCACCGTGCAGCCCTACCAGAGCCTCACCGGCAACGACGACCTCACCGGCCCGCTCGGCGAGTCCACCCCGGAAGTCATCGGCGCGACCCACACCGACGAACTCCTGGGTACCGACTACGAGCAAGACCAGTTCTGACCATCGGATGACACGCCCCACGATCATCGGCGTGGGGCATGCGGGCCGCCGTGAGCGAGCGGTCCACGGCAGCATGTGATGTCGGTAGGATCACCGGCAGTTGGCAGGGGGAGGAGAAGCCGGTCCGCCCCGCGATGCCCGAGAATCCCGGCGAGTGAGGGGTGCTGGATGGGGAGCAGGTCGGTGGTCGGGGGAGTTCTGGCGCTGGGGGTCGTGGTGGTGTTGGGGGGCTGCGATTCCGCGGTGGATGGAGATGCCGGGCCGGCCGGGAGCACTACGGCGACCGTCGCGGCGGACGTTCCGGCGGGTTTCGACCCGTGCGAGGACATCCCGCAGAGCGTGCTGGATTCGGAGAGGTTGCGGCAAAAGATCCCGGACAACTCGGCTGCATCGGGTGGAATCAAGTGGCGCGGCTGCCTCTGGGGGCAGCCAGATGGGTATGCGGTCAGCATTCAGACGACCAACATCACCGTCGAGATGGTGCGAGCGAAGGGATTCGTAGGTGCATACGAGTTTGTCGTCTCTGGTCGAGAGGCTATCGCCAGTCGTCAATCCGAAGTGGAAAAGGAAGCGTCGTGCACCGTCAACGTGGCGATGCGTGGGGGCAGTCTGTCGGTAGGGTTGACCAATCCAACCTCGGCGAAGAACACAGGACATCTCGATTCCTGTGACCTTGCTCGCCAGGTGGCGGAGAAGGTGGTTCCGGCGCTACCTGCCGGGGCGTGAATGCGGTGGAGCCGGTAGTCCTGGGGAGGGCATGAACGATGAGTGAGGACCAGTCGCCGCGGCCGATGGCGAACATGCTTACCGCCGCCCGCGAAGGCGCGCTATCCGTCGCGATGACACCAGAAGATTTCGTTTACATCGACCGGGATTGTGAGTTCTTCAAGAACACGATCCGGCAGATCCAGCGCCATGTCGCCAATATTTCAGAGCAGAGTCACTGGGGCCTAGGCGAAGACAACGCCGAACTCGTCTCTGCGCGGACAGTGGTTGAACGTTTCAGAAAGAAGGCCCGTGACGGAGACCGGGGCAACAGCGTCTGGGCGATCATGGAACAGCACTACCAGATTGTGGAAGATATCCAGGCCGTTTATCGGCTTGTGCGTGAGCGGATGATGCAGGCAGACAGCGAATTCGCGAGCGCTCTCACAACGCTGAATGAGACGCTACCGGAACGACCTCCTGAAGCCCGTACTCCTCAACAAGCG contains:
- a CDS encoding DUF3558 domain-containing protein; protein product: MVGGVLALGVVVVLGGCDSAVDGDAGPAGSTTATVAADVPAGFDPCEDIPQSVLDSERLRQKIPDNSAASGGIKWRGCLWGQPDGYAVSIQTTNITVEMVRAKGFVGAYEFVVSGREAIASRQSEVEKEASCTVNVAMRGGSLSVGLTNPTSAKNTGHLDSCDLARQVAEKVVPALPAGA
- a CDS encoding ESX-1 secretion-associated protein, translating into MDTGAVRTFATEHAGIAGQISAAANMDLVGQVSALTPVFGLIGADYLLSFAAAQVLQAKDINDLAAKYNDLSWKAFSAAALFENTDGENAGQLNVQANEI